Genomic DNA from Acidisoma sp. PAMC 29798:
GTCTGGTCGCCTTCCCGACCATCACGCGGGGGCCCAACCGCGATCTGATGGCGTGGCTCGCGGACCGGCTGACCGTGATCGGCGCCATCGTGCGGGTGATGCCGGGCACGGATGACGACCGCGTCAACCTCTTCGCGACCATCGGGCCGATGGGCGCCGATGGCGTCGTGCTCTCCGCCCATGTCGATGTGGTGCCGGTCGCCGGCCAAACCTGGTCCGGCGATCCCTTCATCCTGCGCGAGCAGGATGGCCGCTTGCATGGGCGTGGGTCGGTGGACATGAAGGGCTTCCTCGCCGGTATGGTGACGGCAGCCCAATTGGCGAGCCGCATGCCGCTGCGGCGCCCTCTGCATCTCGCCATCTCGCATGACGAGGAGATCGGCTGTGTCGGTGTGCGGCCAATGCTGCGGCTCTTGGCTGAGGAGGGTTTCACCGCTGCTGCCTGCGTCGTAGGCGAACCGACCGGGCTGCGCATCGCGACCGGGCACAAGGGCAAGGTTGCTGCGCTGATGCGATGCCGGGGCCTGGCCGCGCATTCGGCCAATCCGGGGCGCGGCATCAATGCCATCGGCCTTGCGGCGGCGATGGTGGCCGAGGTCGAGGCGATCGGGCTGTGGTTGTCGGAGGGCGGCATCCGCGACGCGGCGTATGAGGTGCCGCATGGCACCGCGCAGGTTGGGACCATCAATGGCGGCACGGCGCTGAATATTGTGCCCGCCGATTGCGCCTTCGCCTTCGAACTGAGGTTGCCGGCTGGGGAAGACGCGGGCGTGCTGCTCGACCGTCTCCGCGCCGCTGCCGCGCGGATTGTGGCTGTCCGGGGCGGGACGATCGAGATCGATGTGACCAACGCCTATCCGGGTCTGGCCGAGCCCGAGGACTCCGTCGCGGTCAGCCTCGCCGCCGCTGCCGGCGCCTCCACCGCCTTCACCAAGCTCGACTTCGGAACCGAGGGCGGCTTGTTCCGGGAGGTTTTAGGCATTCCCACGGTGATCTGTGGTCCCGGATCGATCGACCGCGCGCATAAGCCGGACGAGTACATCACGCGAGACGAGTTGGCGGCGGGGGATGCCTTCCTCCGGGCACTGGTAGAGGGGCTGACAAGGTAGGCACTCCGCGCTTCTCATTGGCTGCGCGAATCCTTATGCTTTCTCTATGGATGATCCTCTGAATCCTCTTTCCGCTCGGACGGAATGGACCGAGGCCACGGAACGCGCTGAGGTTCAGCGTATTGACGTTGCCAGTGTCAGGCGCAAAATCGCGGAGGCTGATACCGATCCTCGACCCTCTCTGACACAGGAGGAGGTCAACAGGCATTTTGAGCGGCGGCGTTCTCATGCGCTCAAGGAGCCGTGAAGCGGCTTAGGCTCACCTATCGCCCGGCTGCTTTAGCGGACCTCGATTCCATTTTTGATTTCATCGAAGCGGACAACCCGACGCGAGCCGCCAGTTTTGTGGACGAGATCCTATCTCGATGCGGCGCTCTGGGCGTTTACCCAGAGCTTGGACCTGTCCGCCATGACCTCGGTGTGGGCATTCGGATCTATCCAATGTTCGGTCGTATCGTCGTTGCATATCGCGTCGACGAAGATGCGGTACAGGTTATACGCGTGTTCTCCAGTGGCCAGGACTATGCGACCATTCTGACCGACGGAGACACACCACTGTGACGTCGGTGGCTCAGGCAAACCCCTCCAGCACGATCTTGCCGCGCGCCTTGCCGCTTTCGAGCATCGTATGCGCCCGCTTCAGGTTCGCGGCGTTGATGGTCCCGTAGTTCTCGCCCAGCGTCGTGCGGATGCTGCCCGCGTCGATGAGACGCGCCACCTCGTTCAGCAGCGCGCCTTGCTCCGCCATATCGGCCGTCTGGAAGATCGACCGCGTATACATCAGCTCCCAATGCGTCGAGACGCTTTTGCGCTTGAACAGATTGACGTCGAGGGTCGAAGGATCGTCGATCAGCCCGAACCGCCCCTGCGGTGCGATCAGCGCCTCGATCTCTTTCAGATGCGCATCCGTATTGGTGGTCGAAAACACGAATCCGATCGGGCCCAGGCCAAGGGCCGCAACCTCCGCCCCCAGCGGCTTGCTGTGGTTCACCACGTGATGGGCGCCGAGATCGCGCACCCAGCTTTCCGTCTCGGGCCGGGACGCCGTGCCGATCACGGTCATATCCGTCAGGTGGCAGGCAAGCTGGATGGCGATGGACGCGACACCGCCGGCGCCGCCGATGATCAGGATCGCGGGCGGGAAGCCCGGCACCGGCTTGCGCACGTCGAGGCGATCGAACAGTGCCTCCCACGCCGTGATGGCGGTCAGCGGCATGGCCGCCGCCTCGGCCCAAGTCAGGGATTTTGGCTTGTGACCGACGATACGCTCATCGATCAGATGAAACTGGGCATTGGTGCCAGACCGCGCGATGTCACCGGCGTAAAAGACCTCGTCGCCGGGCTTGAACAGCGTTGCGTCGGGCCCCGTCGCTACCACCACGCCGGCGGCGTCCCAGCCGAGCACCTTCCAGCCGCCGGCCTCGGGCGCCGCGCGCTTGCGGACCTTGGTATCGACTGGATTGACCGAAATGGCCTTGATCTCGACGAGCAGGTCGTACCCCGTGGCCTGTGGCGTGGGCAGGTCGATATCGACAAGCGAGGCGGGATCTTCGATCGGAAGCGAGGCCTGATAACCGACGGCGCGCATGGAACTCTCCTTCAAGGTGCCTTCGGCAAGACATAGGTGCGGATCGCATCCGCCCAACCGGATTCGTCATTCGTGCCCGTCACGACCATTGCGGCGGCCTTCACGGAGTCAGCCGCGTTGCCCATGGCGACGGACAGCCCCGCCACCTTGAGCATCGGCACATCGACATTCATGTCCCCCAGGCAGCACATCGCCTCCGGCGAGACGCCGATGATGCGGGCAAGCGCCAGGGCGGCATGGCCCTTGTTGGCATCGACATTGGTGACATCGACATAATAGGGAGAGGAGCGGTTGACCGAGGCGACCTCGCCCATCAGGCCCTGCAACTCCGCCTCGACCCGCGCCACGCGGTCGAACTCCTTGCTGGAGGACATGATCTTGTTGGTGCTGTCGAGATAGGGCTCGAAATCATCGACCACGGTGAAGGTATTGCGCGTCACCTCCGCCTCATGCGCGACATAAGGCCCATCGCCGCCCTTCACATACCAGCCGTCGCCGGCGAAGACCCAGACATCGAGGCCGGCTGCGGTCATATGCGCGACCGCTGTGCGAGCGGCGTCACCGGGGATCACGAGCTGGTCGAGGATCTGCTCATCCGCGCCCACCGTCTCCCCGCCATTGAAGCCGGCATGGGGCGTCTTCAGGCCCAGCGCTTCCAGATACATCTTCATGCCGCGCGGCGGCCGGCTGCTGACAAGGCACAGCACGATGCCCGCGTCGCGCAATTCCTGGGCTGCCTTGATGGTCTCGGGATGGAGGGTCTTGTCGTGGCGCACGAGCGTGCCGTCGATATCGCTGACGACGAGGCGGATCGGCGTGGTCCCGGTGTAACCGCTCATGGCGCATCTCCAATTTGCGGTGGAAGAGACGGCGTCGCGCAAGCCCGGTCAAGGCGGGCAGGAATGACAAGCGACAGTCTCGATTGCGGCGCGCTGCGCCTTCACCATCCAAGCGAGGTAGGGCGGAAAAGCGTAGCGCATTCCGCCGAGTGACAGCGGCGCCTAAAGCGGTCGCGGCGCCGCCAAGGAGTCTGCCTGCGGAAAGACCGCCGGATCGGGCGGAGCCAAGGCGACCCAGCCTTGTTCTCGAAAATATATGTGCAACTGGGCCACCACGAGGGTGCTCAAGCGCTTGTCCTGAGCCGTGAGCGTCACCTGTGAGCCGGCCAGAAGCCCTGCTGCACCGCCCGCCATTCCCAGTACCTGCCCCGTTCCAACCGCGCCGAACAGGCCGAGGCCTGGACCCGGCATCCGCCCCGTCGTGCTCCGGCTGTCGAAATGCGCGACCGGCACGGCCATCGGCCCGCGCAAGTCGATCACTTGCGTGGCGAGACCCAGCTCGACGCGACCCGCACCGAAACCCACCGTCAGTCGCAGCGCCTGGTTGCCTGCCCTGAAGGTCGTGACCTTGCAGCGGATCAGCAGAGTGCGGGCAGATCCAGCCACCACCAGGGTGTTCGGCGGCAAGGCGATGACCTGGATCTCCGGCTGCCGCAACCCGTCGATCATCCGGCGCTGCATCTCCGCATCGATCCGCGCCCGATCGGCATGATCCGGATCCTGGGCCAGAGCGGAGTCATCCAGGGCCAGAAGCAGCCGCGTCGGCGGCAAGGCAGGGGCAGGGGATGCCGTGGAAAGGATCGCCGAACTGGTGGTCCGCGCGCATCCGCCGAGCAGGAGCAGGGCGCCGCACAATCCGATGGCAGCCAGACGCCCGCTCACAGCGCGGCATCCACGCGCAGGCTGAGTGCCCGGGCCACGCCCCACACCACGTCGCTGTCCAATCGATCCAGGGGCGGACGCAGTCCGGGCGTCCCCAGGATCGCCAGGGCGGGATAACGCGCCCGGTCTTGCGCCGGCAGGCGATCTGCGATCGCGGCGATGCGCGCCATACACCGCTCGACGGCGTCCCGGCGCAGATCGTCCCGGGCGAATTGCGAGCGGGTGAGACCACCGAGATAGGTCTCGATTCGGCCGATGTCGCGGCGG
This window encodes:
- the argE gene encoding acetylornithine deacetylase, which codes for MSRTVETLARLVAFPTITRGPNRDLMAWLADRLTVIGAIVRVMPGTDDDRVNLFATIGPMGADGVVLSAHVDVVPVAGQTWSGDPFILREQDGRLHGRGSVDMKGFLAGMVTAAQLASRMPLRRPLHLAISHDEEIGCVGVRPMLRLLAEEGFTAAACVVGEPTGLRIATGHKGKVAALMRCRGLAAHSANPGRGINAIGLAAAMVAEVEAIGLWLSEGGIRDAAYEVPHGTAQVGTINGGTALNIVPADCAFAFELRLPAGEDAGVLLDRLRAAAARIVAVRGGTIEIDVTNAYPGLAEPEDSVAVSLAAAAGASTAFTKLDFGTEGGLFREVLGIPTVICGPGSIDRAHKPDEYITRDELAAGDAFLRALVEGLTR
- a CDS encoding type II toxin-antitoxin system RelE/ParE family toxin — encoded protein: MKRLRLTYRPAALADLDSIFDFIEADNPTRAASFVDEILSRCGALGVYPELGPVRHDLGVGIRIYPMFGRIVVAYRVDEDAVQVIRVFSSGQDYATILTDGDTPL
- a CDS encoding zinc-binding alcohol dehydrogenase family protein encodes the protein MRAVGYQASLPIEDPASLVDIDLPTPQATGYDLLVEIKAISVNPVDTKVRKRAAPEAGGWKVLGWDAAGVVVATGPDATLFKPGDEVFYAGDIARSGTNAQFHLIDERIVGHKPKSLTWAEAAAMPLTAITAWEALFDRLDVRKPVPGFPPAILIIGGAGGVASIAIQLACHLTDMTVIGTASRPETESWVRDLGAHHVVNHSKPLGAEVAALGLGPIGFVFSTTNTDAHLKEIEALIAPQGRFGLIDDPSTLDVNLFKRKSVSTHWELMYTRSIFQTADMAEQGALLNEVARLIDAGSIRTTLGENYGTINAANLKRAHTMLESGKARGKIVLEGFA
- a CDS encoding Cof-type HAD-IIB family hydrolase — encoded protein: MSGYTGTTPIRLVVSDIDGTLVRHDKTLHPETIKAAQELRDAGIVLCLVSSRPPRGMKMYLEALGLKTPHAGFNGGETVGADEQILDQLVIPGDAARTAVAHMTAAGLDVWVFAGDGWYVKGGDGPYVAHEAEVTRNTFTVVDDFEPYLDSTNKIMSSSKEFDRVARVEAELQGLMGEVASVNRSSPYYVDVTNVDANKGHAALALARIIGVSPEAMCCLGDMNVDVPMLKVAGLSVAMGNAADSVKAAAMVVTGTNDESGWADAIRTYVLPKAP
- a CDS encoding DUF4410 domain-containing protein, which codes for MSGRLAAIGLCGALLLLGGCARTTSSAILSTASPAPALPPTRLLLALDDSALAQDPDHADRARIDAEMQRRMIDGLRQPEIQVIALPPNTLVVAGSARTLLIRCKVTTFRAGNQALRLTVGFGAGRVELGLATQVIDLRGPMAVPVAHFDSRSTTGRMPGPGLGLFGAVGTGQVLGMAGGAAGLLAGSQVTLTAQDKRLSTLVVAQLHIYFREQGWVALAPPDPAVFPQADSLAAPRPL
- a CDS encoding HepT-like ribonuclease domain-containing protein; the encoded protein is MTAERARQRLRAGIRRDIGRIETYLGGLTRSQFARDDLRRDAVERCMARIAAIADRLPAQDRARYPALAILGTPGLRPPLDRLDSDVVWGVARALSLRVDAAL